One Dictyoglomus turgidum DSM 6724 DNA window includes the following coding sequences:
- the csm3 gene encoding type III-A CRISPR-associated RAMP protein Csm3 translates to MDKFIGKIFIEGEIVLVTGLHIGGSKETGEIGGLDNPVIKTVEGIPYIPGSSLKGKIRSLLERTYDIKPPKEPGEPCGCGECEICQLFGSHSTENKTISRLIIRDSFLDEEDFQQKFGNALEGGYTEEKVENIIDRIKGTAKDPRIMERVPAGAKFKFSSAISIYEKDDIQKLLMTFVEGMRMLEDDYLGGSGTRGYGQVRFENLNISIKSIKDYLGDNTKKTIIEGKALSEIKMEDLTNKIEDKLSNK, encoded by the coding sequence GTGGATAAATTCATAGGCAAAATATTTATTGAGGGAGAAATTGTCCTTGTTACAGGACTTCATATCGGAGGCTCTAAGGAAACAGGAGAAATAGGTGGACTTGATAATCCTGTAATAAAAACGGTAGAAGGCATACCCTATATACCTGGCTCATCCCTAAAGGGGAAAATAAGAAGTTTACTTGAAAGAACCTATGATATTAAACCTCCTAAAGAACCAGGAGAACCATGTGGATGTGGAGAATGCGAAATTTGCCAACTTTTTGGCTCTCATTCCACAGAAAATAAAACCATTTCAAGACTTATTATTAGAGATTCCTTTTTAGATGAGGAGGATTTTCAACAAAAATTTGGAAATGCTCTTGAAGGAGGATATACTGAAGAAAAAGTAGAAAACATTATAGACAGAATAAAGGGAACAGCAAAGGATCCAAGAATTATGGAAAGGGTTCCTGCGGGAGCAAAGTTTAAATTTTCTTCCGCTATAAGCATATACGAAAAGGATGATATCCAAAAACTTCTTATGACCTTTGTAGAGGGCATGAGAATGTTGGAAGATGATTATCTTGGTGGAAGTGGAACAAGGGGATATGGACAAGTAAGATTTGAAAATTTAAATATTTCTATCAAAAGTATTAAAGACTATTTAGGGGATAACACTAAAAAGACTATTATAGAGGGCAAAGCTTTAAGCGAAATAAAGATGGAAGATTTAACCAATAAAATTGAAGATAAGTTATCGAATAAATAA
- the csm2 gene encoding type III-A CRISPR-associated protein Csm2 gives MRDNQSSRQQNTKTPEELWRERVESVLGKDYVQKILAFGEDLDINEFKKFNERIQNFIRERTEGITSSRLRKVYDLIKKAKNISELLYTIPYLAYMVGREESKRRKEALGELYVVLKEAIEKAENDKHVKNIQKFTEALVAYQKFYGKD, from the coding sequence ATGAGAGATAATCAATCCTCAAGGCAACAAAATACAAAAACTCCTGAGGAATTATGGAGGGAAAGGGTAGAAAGTGTGCTTGGAAAAGATTATGTACAAAAAATATTGGCCTTTGGTGAAGATTTAGATATTAATGAATTTAAAAAGTTTAATGAAAGAATACAAAACTTTATAAGAGAAAGAACAGAAGGGATTACTTCTTCAAGACTTCGAAAAGTTTATGACCTTATTAAAAAGGCTAAGAATATCTCAGAACTTCTATATACCATACCATATCTTGCCTATATGGTAGGAAGAGAGGAAAGCAAAAGAAGAAAAGAAGCTCTTGGAGAGCTATATGTGGTCCTTAAAGAGGCTATTGAGAAAGCAGAAAATGATAAACACGTAAAGAATATTCAAAAATTTACCGAAGCTCTTGTAGCATATCAAAAATTTTATGGAAAGGATTAA